A stretch of the Clavibacter sp. B3I6 genome encodes the following:
- a CDS encoding M23 family metallopeptidase: MTRITSLIDGLSAEVEAATALALQRADEHAAAVDALDQATGELEALQSKAEKAQAEADAAKRQVGQLVAQLARSGGGGDVSLRLFTSGGEDADALLARMGTATKLADRQDTAFTSAVTSARTAESLGRQASVAKDALAVLAADAEAKLQEASAAQARADQALAEQEARSSELQAQLTTLRDSRISVEEGFAIGERKRQEEAAAEARRQADARAAAAAAAAAANAAARPPANAPRPPASGGQPSSSGWTMPIRSYGSYQSYGMRLHPIAKVWRLHAGDDFGAGCGTPIYATAAGTVQFAGGSSGFGNAITLNHGGGVTSVYGHMYSYGVMVRTGQTVQAGQQIGAVGSAGYSTGCHLHFEIRQGGVATSPIPFLRARGV; this comes from the coding sequence GTGACGCGCATCACCTCCCTCATCGACGGCCTGTCCGCCGAGGTCGAGGCCGCCACGGCGCTCGCCCTCCAGCGCGCCGACGAGCACGCCGCCGCCGTCGACGCGCTCGACCAGGCCACGGGCGAGCTCGAGGCCCTCCAGTCCAAGGCCGAGAAGGCCCAGGCCGAGGCCGACGCGGCGAAGCGCCAGGTCGGCCAGCTCGTGGCCCAGCTCGCCCGCAGCGGGGGCGGCGGCGACGTCTCCCTCCGCCTCTTCACGAGCGGCGGCGAGGACGCGGACGCGCTCCTCGCCCGCATGGGCACGGCGACCAAGCTCGCCGACCGCCAGGACACCGCCTTCACCAGCGCCGTCACGTCCGCCCGCACGGCCGAGTCGCTCGGCAGGCAGGCGTCCGTCGCCAAGGACGCGCTCGCCGTGCTCGCCGCCGACGCCGAGGCCAAGCTGCAGGAGGCCTCCGCGGCCCAGGCCCGGGCGGATCAGGCGCTCGCCGAGCAGGAGGCCCGCAGCTCCGAGCTCCAGGCGCAGCTCACGACGCTCCGCGACTCGCGCATCTCCGTCGAGGAGGGCTTCGCCATCGGTGAGCGGAAGCGCCAGGAGGAGGCCGCCGCCGAGGCACGACGCCAGGCCGACGCCCGCGCGGCCGCCGCCGCTGCGGCCGCCGCGGCCAACGCCGCCGCCCGCCCCCCGGCCAACGCGCCTCGGCCCCCCGCCTCGGGCGGCCAGCCCTCGTCGTCCGGCTGGACCATGCCGATCCGCAGCTACGGCTCCTATCAGTCCTACGGCATGCGCCTCCACCCCATCGCGAAGGTCTGGCGCCTGCACGCGGGCGACGACTTCGGCGCGGGCTGCGGCACGCCCATCTACGCCACGGCCGCCGGCACGGTGCAGTTCGCGGGCGGATCCAGCGGCTTCGGCAACGCCATCACCCTCAACCACGGGGGCGGCGTGACGAGCGTCTACGGCCACATGTACTCGTACGGCGTCATGGTCCGCACGGGCCAGACCGTGCAGGCGGGCCAGCAGATCGGCGCCGTCGGCAGCGCGGGGTACAGCACCGGCTGCCACCTGCACTTCGAGATCCGGCAGGGCGGCGTCGCCACCTCGCCCATCCCGTTCCTCCGCGCCCGCGGCGTCTGA
- a CDS encoding LacI family DNA-binding transcriptional regulator — MTRDPAPRRRVSLTDVAREAGVSATAASFALNGRSGVGEVVRARVKEAAARLGYVPSTSAVALRTGRSGTVGLLIRNMRNPFFLDVIDGFDATCAAAGLGVVIGSADYSPAREAELVATLAARGVDGLALAPIGGGSAAADWDGSTGKPVVLINGARHAPGIDASRVHVDGEAAVAQAMGHLADLGHRRIAIVAAPRDRSADDERVAAFHRICAERSIAPRVIETAMQHDAAVEALTRALAEPRATRPTAVVTSSDYLATAVYSAAAATGLRMGVDVSVVGHDDLGTSRFLAPALTTIAVDRTALGAAAARRLIERLDGGDAGTTVVPTSLVARASTGPAPAAGSA, encoded by the coding sequence ATGACCCGCGACCCCGCCCCGCGCCGCCGGGTCTCCCTCACGGACGTGGCCCGCGAGGCCGGGGTCTCCGCCACCGCCGCGAGCTTCGCGCTCAACGGCCGCTCGGGCGTCGGCGAGGTCGTGCGGGCGCGCGTCAAGGAGGCCGCTGCGCGCCTCGGCTACGTGCCGTCCACGTCCGCGGTCGCGCTGCGCACCGGGCGCTCGGGCACGGTCGGCCTCCTGATCCGCAACATGCGGAACCCCTTCTTCCTCGACGTCATCGACGGGTTCGACGCCACGTGCGCGGCGGCCGGGCTCGGCGTCGTCATCGGGTCCGCCGACTACTCGCCCGCGCGCGAGGCCGAGCTCGTCGCGACCCTGGCGGCCCGCGGCGTGGACGGGCTCGCGCTCGCGCCCATCGGCGGGGGGAGCGCGGCGGCCGACTGGGACGGATCCACCGGGAAGCCGGTCGTGCTCATCAACGGCGCCCGTCACGCCCCCGGCATCGACGCGAGCCGCGTGCACGTCGACGGCGAGGCGGCGGTCGCGCAGGCGATGGGGCACCTCGCGGACCTCGGCCACCGGCGCATCGCGATCGTCGCCGCGCCCCGCGACCGCAGCGCCGACGACGAGCGGGTGGCGGCCTTCCACCGGATCTGCGCCGAGCGCAGCATCGCCCCGCGCGTCATCGAGACCGCCATGCAGCACGACGCCGCCGTCGAGGCGCTCACGCGCGCGCTCGCGGAGCCCCGGGCCACGCGTCCCACGGCCGTCGTGACGAGCAGCGACTACCTCGCGACCGCCGTCTACTCGGCCGCCGCCGCGACGGGACTCCGGATGGGCGTCGACGTGAGCGTCGTCGGCCACGACGACCTCGGCACGAGCCGCTTCCTCGCGCCGGCGCTCACGACGATCGCCGTCGACCGCACCGCGCTCGGCGCCGCGGCCGCCCGCCGGCTCATCGAGCGGCTCGACGGCGGCGACGCCGGCACCACGGTGGTGCCGACGTCGCTCGTGGCCCGCGCGTCGACCGGACCGGCGCCCGCGGCCGGATCCGCCTAG
- a CDS encoding DMT family transporter, translating into MTRPGDPIDPAAAHPGSAPGTTPAGVESAVADVARTGAEGATGADGPGPSARTTAAGAAIQVGTIVSVSLGSSLAGLVIPVVGAVLVVAARQVMMAALVLPVARPRIRRMTRAQLVPAVLLGLSLSLMNLSYYAAVDRLGLGIAATIEFLGPLSIALIASRRLLDAACALVAAAGVVVLTGLEGRIDPFGLVCGATAAVTWAAYIVFTRRVAERLPGLEGISVASLVSVVVLAPWALLTLDVAALDWRVVGLLAAIGVLSSAVPYSLDTVILRRITPRLFAVLTSLSPVVAAVLGVIVLRETLSPVQLGAIVVVCVAAGVAIATRAPSRPAAA; encoded by the coding sequence GTGACGCGCCCCGGGGATCCCATCGACCCGGCGGCCGCGCACCCGGGATCCGCCCCCGGCACCACCCCGGCCGGCGTGGAGTCGGCGGTCGCCGACGTCGCGCGCACGGGAGCGGAGGGCGCCACGGGCGCCGACGGTCCCGGGCCGAGCGCCCGCACCACCGCCGCGGGCGCCGCGATCCAGGTCGGCACCATCGTCAGCGTGAGCCTCGGGTCCTCGCTCGCCGGGCTCGTGATCCCCGTCGTCGGCGCCGTGCTCGTGGTCGCCGCGCGCCAGGTGATGATGGCCGCGCTGGTGCTGCCGGTGGCGCGGCCGCGGATCCGCCGCATGACCCGCGCCCAGCTCGTGCCCGCCGTGCTGCTCGGGCTCTCGCTCTCCCTGATGAACCTCTCCTACTACGCGGCCGTCGACCGGCTCGGCCTCGGCATCGCGGCGACCATCGAGTTCCTCGGCCCGCTGTCCATCGCCCTCATCGCCTCCCGCCGCCTGCTCGACGCGGCGTGCGCCCTCGTCGCGGCCGCGGGCGTCGTCGTGCTGACCGGGCTCGAGGGCCGCATCGACCCGTTCGGCCTCGTGTGCGGCGCGACCGCGGCGGTCACCTGGGCCGCGTACATCGTCTTCACGCGACGGGTTGCGGAGCGGCTGCCGGGCCTCGAGGGGATCTCGGTGGCGAGCCTCGTGAGCGTCGTCGTGCTCGCGCCCTGGGCGCTCCTCACGCTCGACGTCGCCGCGCTGGACTGGCGCGTGGTCGGCCTGCTGGCCGCCATCGGCGTGCTGTCCTCGGCCGTGCCGTACTCGCTCGACACCGTGATCCTCCGCCGGATCACGCCGCGCCTCTTCGCCGTGCTCACGAGCCTCAGCCCGGTGGTCGCGGCGGTCCTCGGCGTGATCGTGCTGCGCGAGACCCTCTCACCCGTGCAGCTCGGCGCGATCGTCGTGGTCTGCGTCGCGGCCGGCGTCGCCATCGCGACGCGCGCGCCGTCGCGCCCGGCCGCCGCCTGA
- a CDS encoding extracellular solute-binding protein, giving the protein MSPFRIRVAATAVAAVAALALAGCTSASTGTSSPAASGAADTSAGTLITYNSPSSFANFGALLTQFGSEQSVAAPSDTKNSGQALAALVAEQAAPQADAVYLGIAFGPKAVEAGVTEPYEPAGFDAIPDGLKDPEGRWFAVHTGAIAFICNTEALGDLACPTSWADLLKPEYQGMTGYLDPSQAAVGYSVAAAVNLAMGGSIDDFGPGIDYLTKLKANGAVTPAQTATAKVVQGEIPILIDADFNGYAAKYNDGAPLEVVIPAEGSIQVPYIAALVKGAPHPELAKEWLDYLLSEQGQSTLAGGYVRPISGEVPAEIADKVESADDFARAEVVDYAALADAQAAFVTRYQAEVR; this is encoded by the coding sequence ATGTCCCCGTTCCGCATCCGCGTGGCCGCCACGGCCGTCGCCGCCGTCGCCGCGCTGGCCCTCGCCGGCTGCACCTCCGCCAGCACCGGCACGTCGTCCCCCGCCGCATCCGGTGCCGCCGACACCTCGGCCGGCACGCTCATCACCTACAACTCCCCCTCCTCCTTCGCGAACTTCGGCGCGCTGCTGACGCAGTTCGGCTCCGAGCAGTCCGTCGCCGCCCCCAGCGACACCAAGAACTCCGGCCAGGCGCTCGCCGCGCTCGTGGCCGAGCAGGCCGCGCCCCAGGCCGACGCCGTCTACCTCGGCATCGCGTTCGGCCCGAAGGCCGTCGAGGCCGGCGTGACCGAGCCCTACGAGCCCGCCGGCTTCGACGCCATCCCGGACGGCCTCAAGGACCCCGAGGGCCGCTGGTTCGCCGTGCACACGGGCGCCATCGCCTTCATCTGCAACACCGAGGCGCTCGGCGACCTGGCCTGCCCGACCAGCTGGGCGGATCTGCTGAAGCCCGAGTACCAGGGGATGACCGGGTACCTCGACCCGTCGCAGGCCGCCGTCGGCTACTCCGTCGCGGCCGCCGTCAACCTGGCGATGGGCGGGTCGATCGACGACTTCGGCCCCGGCATCGACTACCTCACGAAGCTCAAGGCGAACGGCGCGGTCACGCCCGCGCAGACCGCCACGGCCAAGGTCGTGCAGGGCGAGATCCCGATCCTCATCGACGCCGACTTCAACGGCTACGCGGCGAAGTACAACGACGGCGCCCCGCTCGAGGTCGTGATCCCCGCCGAGGGCTCCATCCAGGTGCCCTACATCGCCGCGCTCGTGAAGGGCGCGCCGCACCCGGAGCTCGCGAAGGAGTGGCTCGACTACCTGCTCTCCGAGCAGGGCCAGTCGACGCTCGCGGGCGGCTACGTGCGGCCGATCTCGGGCGAGGTGCCCGCGGAGATCGCCGACAAGGTCGAGAGCGCGGACGACTTCGCCCGTGCCGAGGTCGTGGACTACGCGGCGCTCGCCGACGCGCAGGCCGCCTTCGTCACGCGCTACCAGGCCGAGGTCCGCTAG
- a CDS encoding benzoate/H(+) symporter BenE family transporter, producing the protein MTGIEARGGRAQARGAGIVTAVVGFAGTSAVVLTGLTAVGASPSQAASGLLALCITQGLGTVLLAHRFRRPITLSWSTPGAALLIGSGAVEGGWAAAVGAFVVCGILVLATALWPLLGRLVRLIPASVAAAMLAGVLLPLCVATVTAAVRTPLVVLPVILAWLAAARWAPRWAAPTALAAALAVVGVALAVAGPAPGSSLDLAHLLPRIEPTAPVFTLAAAVALGIPLFIVTMASQNLPGVAVLGSFGYETPWRAAMATTAAATLVSAPFGGHAVNLAALSAALSASPSAHPDPAERWRAASTAGWTNLVLGLASAALAAVIVAGPAGVVAAAAGLALAPSLAGSLASAVRDPGAHLPAVATFVVAASGITVGGLGAAFCALVAGVLVHLALRTRATPRDRLDRHEEPDAA; encoded by the coding sequence ATGACGGGGATCGAGGCGCGCGGGGGACGGGCGCAGGCGCGCGGGGCCGGGATCGTCACCGCGGTCGTCGGCTTCGCCGGCACCTCCGCGGTCGTGCTGACCGGGCTCACCGCGGTCGGGGCGTCCCCGTCGCAGGCCGCGTCGGGCCTGCTCGCGCTCTGCATCACCCAGGGGCTCGGCACGGTCCTCCTCGCGCACCGCTTCCGCCGGCCCATCACGCTCTCCTGGTCGACGCCCGGGGCGGCGCTCCTCATCGGGTCCGGCGCCGTCGAGGGCGGCTGGGCCGCGGCGGTGGGCGCCTTCGTCGTCTGCGGGATCCTCGTGCTGGCGACCGCCCTCTGGCCGCTGCTCGGGCGGCTCGTGCGGCTGATCCCCGCGAGCGTGGCCGCCGCGATGCTCGCGGGCGTGCTCCTCCCCCTCTGCGTCGCGACCGTGACCGCGGCGGTCCGGACGCCGCTCGTCGTGCTGCCGGTGATCCTCGCCTGGCTCGCCGCCGCCCGCTGGGCCCCGCGCTGGGCCGCCCCGACCGCGCTCGCCGCCGCGCTCGCGGTCGTCGGCGTCGCGCTCGCCGTCGCGGGGCCCGCGCCCGGGTCGTCGCTCGACCTCGCGCACCTGCTCCCCCGCATCGAGCCGACCGCCCCCGTCTTCACGCTCGCGGCGGCCGTGGCGCTCGGGATCCCCCTCTTCATCGTGACCATGGCGTCGCAGAACCTGCCAGGCGTCGCGGTGCTCGGGTCCTTCGGGTACGAGACGCCGTGGCGGGCCGCGATGGCGACGACCGCCGCGGCGACGCTCGTGAGCGCGCCGTTCGGCGGCCACGCGGTGAACCTCGCGGCCCTGTCGGCCGCGCTCTCGGCGTCGCCCTCCGCGCACCCGGATCCCGCCGAGCGGTGGCGCGCGGCGAGCACGGCCGGGTGGACGAACCTGGTGCTCGGCCTCGCGTCCGCCGCCCTCGCGGCCGTGATCGTGGCGGGCCCCGCGGGCGTCGTCGCCGCGGCGGCGGGGCTCGCGCTCGCGCCGTCGCTCGCGGGGAGCCTCGCCTCGGCCGTCCGGGACCCGGGCGCGCACCTGCCGGCGGTCGCGACGTTCGTGGTCGCCGCGTCGGGGATCACGGTCGGCGGGCTGGGCGCGGCCTTCTGCGCTCTCGTGGCCGGCGTCCTCGTGCACCTCGCGCTCCGGACGCGCGCGACCCCCCGTGACAGACTCGATCGACACGAGGAGCCCGACGCCGCATGA
- a CDS encoding MBL fold metallo-hydrolase translates to MTWTLDILGVAATAPVAGSAASGYLLRGPRGSVLVDCGPGIVRELAERGALDDLVAVVVTHRHADHALDLGALAFRLQFPRPRDARLPLHLPAESLDYVDAFDALIGIPTVPTLQAPLAQAFDVRGLDLAAPTPFEVAPGLLLTAFAAHHAVPSASLRFEDAETGATVAFSSDTSDCPGLRAAAHEADLFVCEATYLAATPQELEGHGHLTGSGAGGVAAGARVGTLLVSHIADPAEAPAILADAARAAGPDVATLLARPGARFPLDRRTRAAERAPAR, encoded by the coding sequence ATGACCTGGACCCTGGACATCCTCGGCGTCGCGGCCACCGCGCCCGTCGCCGGATCCGCCGCGAGCGGCTACCTGCTGCGCGGCCCGCGCGGATCGGTGCTGGTCGACTGCGGCCCCGGCATCGTGCGCGAACTGGCGGAGCGCGGCGCGCTCGACGACCTGGTGGCGGTGGTCGTCACGCACCGGCACGCCGACCACGCGCTCGACCTCGGCGCGCTCGCCTTCCGCCTGCAGTTCCCGCGGCCGCGGGACGCCCGGCTGCCGCTCCACCTGCCCGCCGAGAGCCTCGACTACGTGGACGCCTTCGACGCGCTGATCGGGATCCCGACCGTCCCCACGCTGCAGGCGCCGCTCGCGCAGGCCTTCGACGTCCGCGGGCTCGACCTCGCGGCGCCCACGCCGTTCGAGGTCGCGCCGGGCCTGCTCCTCACCGCCTTCGCGGCGCACCACGCGGTGCCGAGCGCGTCGCTGCGCTTCGAGGACGCGGAGACCGGCGCGACGGTCGCCTTCTCGAGCGACACCTCCGACTGCCCGGGCCTCCGCGCCGCCGCGCACGAGGCGGACCTGTTCGTCTGCGAGGCGACCTACCTGGCGGCCACGCCGCAGGAGCTCGAGGGGCACGGGCACCTCACCGGGTCCGGCGCGGGCGGCGTCGCGGCGGGGGCGCGGGTGGGCACGCTGCTCGTCAGCCACATCGCGGATCCGGCCGAGGCCCCGGCGATCCTGGCCGACGCGGCGCGGGCCGCGGGGCCGGACGTCGCGACCCTGCTCGCGCGGCCGGGCGCGCGCTTCCCGCTCGACCGGCGGACCCGGGCTGCGGAGCGCGCCCCCGCCCGCTGA
- a CDS encoding NAD(P)-dependent oxidoreductase, with product MKVLVTGSRGKVGRAAVEALVAAGHDVTGVDLVRPVFDAGVVVPGRYVMADLTDQGAAFAVVAGMDAVVHVAAIPQPTGNPAHVVLQTNLMSTFHLIEAAVRFGVPRFVNISSESIVGNFFPERPFLPDYAPVDEEHPLHPQDPYALSKAFGEQLMDAAVRRSDIRVISLRPSTVHNEDNYASNLGKQVRDASVLTANLWSYIDADDLADAIVLSVTSDLPGHEVFYIAAADNAGGHDFAAELHRHYGDAIELRALERVDSSGISTAKARRLLGWEPKRSWRDHLDADGNALPR from the coding sequence ATGAAGGTCCTCGTCACCGGATCCCGCGGCAAGGTGGGCCGCGCCGCCGTGGAGGCGCTCGTCGCCGCCGGGCACGACGTCACGGGCGTCGACCTCGTGCGCCCCGTCTTCGACGCCGGCGTCGTGGTCCCGGGCCGCTACGTCATGGCCGACCTCACCGACCAGGGCGCCGCGTTCGCGGTCGTCGCCGGCATGGACGCGGTCGTCCACGTCGCCGCGATCCCGCAGCCGACCGGCAACCCCGCGCACGTCGTGCTGCAGACCAACCTCATGTCGACGTTCCACCTCATCGAGGCCGCCGTGCGCTTCGGCGTGCCGCGCTTCGTCAACATCTCGAGCGAGAGCATCGTCGGCAACTTCTTCCCCGAGCGGCCGTTCCTCCCGGACTACGCGCCCGTCGACGAGGAGCACCCGCTGCACCCGCAGGATCCGTACGCGCTCTCCAAGGCGTTCGGCGAGCAGCTGATGGACGCGGCCGTGCGCCGGTCCGACATCCGCGTGATCTCGCTCCGCCCGAGCACCGTGCACAACGAGGACAACTACGCGTCCAACCTCGGCAAGCAGGTGCGCGACGCCTCCGTGCTCACGGCGAACCTCTGGAGCTACATCGACGCGGACGACCTGGCTGACGCCATCGTGCTGTCGGTCACCTCCGACCTGCCCGGCCACGAGGTGTTCTACATCGCCGCCGCCGACAACGCGGGCGGGCACGACTTCGCCGCCGAGCTGCACCGGCACTACGGCGACGCCATCGAGCTGCGGGCCCTCGAGCGGGTGGACTCCTCGGGCATCTCGACCGCGAAGGCCCGCCGGCTCCTCGGCTGGGAGCCGAAGCGCTCCTGGCGCGACCACCTCGACGCCGACGGGAACGCGCTGCCCCGCTAG
- a CDS encoding ABC transporter permease, which translates to MSRRPGHRDVVGPAALALCVAFVLIPILGTVVVSVSPDASRGPLAGGITADWYAMAWELLRPRVGPTLAVTAVVLVLSLVVVLPLCHALARRLVPGGAAVRQITMLPLAVPGVALGLALAASDPALRSSGALLVVGQLLIALPFLVAGLVPSLASADLVEAERVAATLGAGPVRRFATVTLPAIRLPLAAALLMAAALSIGEFNLSFFVVPPANQTAPFALYSAFTTQRLELGAAGSLLFGVALVPAAVAAALLARNALSRKENA; encoded by the coding sequence GTGAGCCGCCGCCCCGGCCACCGCGACGTGGTCGGCCCCGCCGCCCTGGCGCTGTGCGTCGCGTTCGTGCTCATCCCCATCCTCGGCACCGTCGTCGTCTCGGTCTCACCCGACGCCTCCCGCGGCCCGCTCGCGGGCGGGATCACGGCGGACTGGTACGCGATGGCATGGGAGCTGCTCCGGCCGCGCGTCGGCCCGACCCTCGCCGTGACCGCCGTCGTGCTCGTGCTGTCGCTCGTCGTGGTGCTCCCGCTCTGCCACGCGCTCGCCCGCCGGCTGGTGCCGGGCGGGGCGGCCGTGCGGCAGATCACGATGCTCCCGCTCGCGGTGCCGGGCGTCGCGCTCGGCCTCGCGCTCGCGGCGTCGGATCCCGCGCTCCGCTCGAGCGGCGCCCTCCTCGTCGTGGGGCAGCTGCTCATCGCGCTGCCGTTCCTCGTCGCGGGGCTCGTGCCGTCGCTCGCGTCGGCCGACCTCGTGGAGGCCGAGCGCGTCGCCGCGACCCTGGGCGCGGGACCCGTGCGGCGCTTCGCCACCGTCACGCTGCCGGCGATCCGCCTGCCGCTCGCGGCCGCGCTCCTCATGGCGGCCGCCCTCTCCATCGGCGAGTTCAATCTCAGCTTCTTCGTGGTGCCGCCCGCGAACCAGACCGCGCCGTTCGCGCTCTACTCGGCGTTCACCACCCAGCGGCTCGAGCTCGGCGCCGCCGGATCCCTGCTCTTCGGCGTGGCCCTCGTGCCCGCCGCCGTCGCCGCCGCCCTGCTGGCGCGCAACGCCCTCTCCCGGAAGGAGAACGCATGA
- a CDS encoding ABC transporter ATP-binding protein, which yields MTAYADRSPAQLSGGQRQRVALARALAIRPRVLLLDEPLSALDPQLRDGMRRDLRRLLAEADCCTIIVTHDQAEALALADEVAVMRAGRLVQRDTVEGVWSRPADPFVAEFVAGAAALPARVADGELVVGDGWRMPVAAFAPADGSARVDGPCFAVVRPVGGASLHAGPVAGSRPAVVVDVEPRGSSWSLRLRLVGDGTDRIDGTELTVSSAVAHLPGHAVHLRLDAPGTTVHALAADADPAGPAPVPSPASDAAPGARTRTRGRRA from the coding sequence ATGACCGCCTACGCCGACCGCTCCCCCGCCCAGCTCTCCGGCGGCCAGCGCCAGCGCGTCGCCCTCGCCCGGGCCCTCGCGATCCGGCCCCGCGTGCTGCTCCTCGACGAGCCGCTCTCCGCGCTCGACCCGCAGCTGCGCGACGGCATGCGGCGCGACCTCCGGCGCCTGCTCGCCGAGGCCGACTGCTGCACGATCATCGTCACGCACGACCAGGCCGAGGCGCTCGCCCTGGCGGACGAGGTCGCGGTGATGCGGGCCGGCCGGCTCGTGCAGCGCGACACGGTCGAGGGCGTGTGGAGCCGTCCCGCGGATCCGTTCGTCGCCGAGTTCGTCGCGGGCGCGGCCGCGCTTCCCGCGCGCGTGGCCGACGGCGAGCTCGTGGTCGGCGACGGGTGGAGGATGCCCGTCGCGGCGTTCGCGCCCGCGGACGGGAGCGCGCGCGTCGACGGCCCGTGCTTCGCCGTGGTGCGCCCGGTCGGCGGCGCGAGCCTGCACGCGGGCCCGGTCGCCGGATCCCGACCCGCCGTGGTCGTGGACGTCGAGCCGCGCGGATCCAGCTGGTCGCTCCGGCTGCGGCTCGTCGGGGACGGGACGGACAGGATCGACGGCACCGAGCTCACCGTCTCGAGCGCCGTCGCGCACCTGCCCGGGCACGCCGTGCACCTGCGGCTCGACGCGCCGGGGACGACCGTGCACGCGCTGGCCGCGGACGCGGATCCGGCCGGCCCCGCCCCGGTCCCCAGCCCCGCATCGGATGCCGCGCCGGGCGCCCGCACCCGCACGAGAGGACGACGCGCATGA
- a CDS encoding ABC transporter permease: MPSRPLRVGWGGLLAALPALALLVWFLLRPLAGLVIDSLHRTVLGVREGGLTLDNYAAIALDDRLRASLVTTVLLSAGVTLVTLVICTPAAITLARSGPRTSALVDAVLVFPLAFPGIVIGFFVIVLLGRNGLLSQAVEAATGEPGGRWAYTAGGLAAAYVYFCIPRVIGTLRGAASGLDPELTAVAASLGARPSRVAWTVTLPLLRGPLLAAAGVCMATSLGAYGTAATLSEGIRVLPLDVADALYNQGDQGLAAALSVVLALLAVLSLVLCAAGARIVDGRGGRGSGAAGSALVASVAPVAAAPAPVAAGRGIR, translated from the coding sequence GTGCCCTCCCGACCCCTCCGGGTCGGGTGGGGCGGCCTCCTCGCCGCCCTCCCCGCCCTCGCGCTCCTCGTCTGGTTCCTGCTGCGGCCCCTCGCGGGTCTCGTGATCGACTCGCTGCACCGCACGGTCCTCGGGGTGCGCGAGGGCGGCCTCACGCTCGACAACTACGCCGCCATCGCGCTCGACGACCGGCTCCGCGCCTCCCTCGTCACCACGGTGCTGCTGTCCGCGGGCGTCACGCTCGTGACCCTCGTGATCTGCACGCCCGCCGCCATCACGCTCGCCCGCTCCGGCCCGCGCACCTCCGCGCTGGTGGACGCGGTGCTCGTGTTCCCGCTCGCGTTCCCCGGCATCGTCATCGGCTTCTTCGTCATCGTGCTGCTCGGCCGCAACGGCCTCCTGTCGCAGGCGGTCGAGGCGGCGACGGGCGAGCCCGGCGGGCGCTGGGCGTACACGGCCGGCGGCCTCGCCGCGGCCTACGTCTACTTCTGCATCCCGCGCGTGATCGGCACCCTGCGCGGCGCCGCGTCCGGGCTCGATCCCGAGCTGACCGCGGTCGCCGCGTCGCTCGGCGCACGGCCGTCGCGCGTGGCGTGGACGGTCACCCTGCCGCTGCTGCGCGGGCCGCTGCTCGCCGCCGCGGGCGTCTGCATGGCGACCTCCCTGGGCGCGTACGGCACCGCCGCGACGCTGTCCGAGGGGATCCGCGTCCTGCCGCTCGACGTGGCCGACGCCCTCTACAACCAGGGCGACCAGGGCCTCGCCGCCGCGCTCTCGGTGGTGCTCGCGCTGCTGGCCGTGCTGTCTCTCGTGCTGTGCGCGGCCGGCGCGCGGATCGTCGACGGGCGGGGCGGGCGCGGATCCGGTGCCGCGGGATCGGCGCTCGTCGCCTCGGTCGCGCCGGTCGCCGCCGCACCTGCGCCCGTCGCCGCCGGTCGGGGGATCAGGTGA